Part of the Leptidea sinapis chromosome 5, ilLepSina1.1, whole genome shotgun sequence genome, ctaacACATTTTTTCTTAATTGATTATAATCTTGAGAAAATAGAGTTTTTACTGCGTAAATAAAAGgtaaaatttagtattttagtgcatgtgttctacgaaaataaacatcacgaaagtagtattggAGAATCAgttttacctgtgaaatgtttcatTAGTTGGATTTTTCCTATACGTaaaacaatctaatacagaCATCATTAAAATATctgttaaaacacagaacactaaaattaaaatgcggtccaatttgacaggagactaatagATACTCAATTGTTTCAAAACCGTTTCATGGCCTTCCTGTagtccgtctctttctcacacctaggtttttatgtaaggataattatctcactttcacaaaaggttcgtctattacggttAGTAAACTGAGTTAATGGTATGTAATCCCTACGAAGCGAACTATTGCCTTATGCTGGATAAAGTGCAAAAAGCATTTCCTGTATAAGCAGAAGCTGGGTTATTACGCGTGCTTGTACGCGACGGCTTATCTCATCGGTTGCTTCAGGCACAACACTGTAGAAACCAGGCGGGCTCTCTACCAAACAACAACCTCACTGAAAGTTGCTGGTTATGATGTGTTAgagaaacataataaaatataaacctaTACCCTTCGTACAAACGTAACGTTCCAGTTAAGCATGAcgaaaaaatatagttataatatctTTCAGCTAAGCTAGAACCAATACGTGCCAAACCAACCTTATAGCTGAAAGTAACATGTAAATAATTGTAGTTTTAAACGAAGATTTTAGTCTTAaacgaaggtgtacgcgctttttttaaggtgtGTTtaacccatgtcgcatcgtcccggaaacaccgcacataccacagctttgtggtatgtggaagaaaattccttgaaaaccgcactgtggaggaccgccacacatccagatggtggggatgatatcctaaggtatggcgtgtcgtgcgaaggtggaattcggcggtaagaaaaaggtgaaacagctctttggaacactccccgtgataaatgtggtagaagacacaccaAGTGAAGTCCTCGATAGTTGGAGCAGCTTTGTGTTGCACGCTGTCAAATGCATCGAGCTGATACCGGAGTGCgcaagaccagagatgacagcaatacaatTTAGATACACTGGGTATGCATTGCTACAGTTTTGAagaatttaaatgaaatgattaAGTTCTATGCTAAGTTGTAggtataatttgtaatatatatatcgaCAAACCTGTGTGGGGATCAAATTCCTTTCTCTCCATGGCTTGGTCAACGGCTTTGTTGACGACGCGGGGGTTCATCTCGCAAACGAGTTGTAAATAAGAATTCTTGTGAGGGCAAAACATGGTTCAATATTTGggtaaaaagtatttaaaatatgactaaaatattatattacaaaagtATGTAAACGGCTAAAATTATATTTCGACAATCACTGTCAATTTGGCAGTTATTGATTGAGGTCTAGcatgaacgtagtgtttaaattctctttggtctAGTAgcagttttgtatattttacttacataatttacctcttgctgctagacaagaGATGAAAACAAAccaggtttatcactttagtgtgcgtgattcATATTGTAAGACGTGAATTAACCCAACAAGGATTGAACCCAGGAAGAATTTTGGAATCCCAACTTTTTATGGCACTTGCCAAAGCACACtagtgcattttttttttcaggaggCTCTGtcaaaattaagatattttgaaaatgatgaaTTAATAGTtctataaaaatgaaaagataatttaaacactacaataataattgttatttctaaGAAATTATTGGGCattggtattattatttttgtttgtaattaaagatatgttattttaattatggtGACACAAACAAATTATggtgaacaaaaataaaatattaatcacaATAACCAAAAACTATTTAAGAAATGgagaaaatcatttttttttgtttagtgcCCATAATTTCTAGGGAACATGGGATGGATAATATTGCTGATTTTTCTGATGGTGTTTACAATCTAGCCTACAATCCTGTATCGGCTTGACTTTGAATGTTAACATCCTGTATAATTAAGGACTGTCAAAGAGTTTACAGTGTTTAATGGTaagtaactatataaatattacaaacgttaaattagaaatgaaattaaaattacctACCTTACGAGACACGAACAAACgtttgattaattatttatgtatgtactaCGCCATCCACCTCGGAGACAATTTTTCCATTCCAAGAGGACCTTCCACTGTAGACTGAATTCTACCATTGGGGCAACGTGTCTCGCACAACGAATTTCTCAAGACACACATCGGGTTTGCTATACAGGTGTTATAATTCGTGGGTGTATCCTCTTCTTAGAGTACTCCCATAATTCTAGCATTACTCggtaataatgataaataatttatttcaaagaagCCTTAATCTCCAAAAATAAATGTATCAATGTATATTAGTTACCTACTTTTCATTAcctacatttattaaataaaacacacaaatGATCAGGAAGAgccaagaatatttttttaatattcttctttagtttttaagcaatttgttatgtttttaaactgataagcctcacttctgggattaatttcataaataaaatacaaattatccaTTAGTTTCTTTCTGTCATacacataatttattatatacgtaCGGAGGTCCGAAATACATAAGTTCACTTTTTGGGATATGGAGGTCGGAAATACATAAGATTTCTTTCTTGGATATGGAGGTCAGTATACATAAGTTCATTTTCTGGGTTATGCAGTAGGTCGAAATATGTAAGTTTACTATCTGGGATATGGAAGTCCAAATACATAAgttcattttctgggatatgGAGGTCGGAAATACATAAGTTTACTTTCTAGGATATGGAGGTCGGAATCCTTTTCTTCTACACTTGGTGTCCACAATCAACTGAGCCTGACGCTTCAGGTAACATCTAGACGGAATGTCTTCTTCTTCATCAGATGCTGCAAGTATacaaaaaacttatatttaattttatagttatttgagTATAGTCGCGTATAACaagcttttatttaatattccaaattttatatcttatttattgGGTTTTAGATTTTTGGATACGCAAGCTActacaaaatcaaaaaatagaaaatcgCGAACTCATGCCCGCTTACAAATGGGAacacaaaattttgtatattttgtactGCTGGATGAAGAATCATGCTTATTCTTATTCATGCTTAAGTTGAATTGCAATATTAACGCTTAATCAGTGAGATTTGAAGATTTGACCCGAAAAAACATAGTTACAAAGAGatcgcaatatggatatctatGTATATACATCTTAACACACATCATTCTACaaggcttagatcatttatacgtctagatagactatgacagctgtgaaaacgtcgcaAAAATAGACTTAAGAACCTCTTTTTTGACActcgcacactaacacaaagtgtcatataaatcgcgagtgtaagtcgtagcttgtcacgcacacttaactaataggtctgtttttatcggttgtctgacAGAAAGAGACTATCTATAAGAGGTTGCTctgtacatataaaataaaatactgtattatgaattttgtcaataatatttccgCGGATTTTCACCCTAAAGATAGAACCGGTCTTACGTAATAGAATGTTTCGGCTTTAAAActcatttcagctggaagacgtccactgctggacaagggcctcccccaaagatcgcaaTGACTATCGgtgctgcgctgccctcatccaacgtattccggcgatcttgaccagatcgtcagtccatcttatggggggcctaccaacactacgtcttccggtacgtggtcgccattcgaggactttactgcccaaaTGGCCATCTGcccatcgagctatgtgccctgctcactgccacttatGTTGCAACtatctgggctatgtcagtgactttggttctcctacggatctcctcatttctgattcgatctcgcagggaaactctaaGCATAGCCGTCTGAGTTACAATGAGTTTcttcataaggcccatagttagcgaccacgtcttcGCTTTAAAACTGCTcagaaaatattaaacataattgaTACGTTAGTGACAAACCCTGTGGCTTCACTGGCTCCCGGTGCACCAGCTCCTTGTAAGTCGGTAGTTGCTTGTCGGATTCCTTCTGGGTGCTGTGACTGTGTAGACTCATGTTTACAACAGACTGTGCCCCGCTGGTTGGCTGATAAAGACATACTTGGTTCttaatttattacaagaaaaaatatatggtACAtaagatacgccctgcccatttcaatacagtgtcgctcaggattcttgaaaaaacctataaattctgagtggcaccacGATTgtgctcttcaccttgagacgtaagatgttaaggctcatatgcccagtaattttacaagctacggcacccttcagaaacacaataatgcttacacatttacacacatacaatttagccggtatcctgtgctaAGAAGTCTACTAATGGTAAATGCCTTAAGTCGCTTACAACtgcgacacccttgggcctgggacttccctattatttttaagccccggggaagcacagggcagcCAAGAATCTTACATCTTTGTttcgtttggtgtcgagacacttggcccgtgcgtccagaggcgtggagaatatacaaagtactatctacgcgcctcaacaGGGCTACTAGAAACCCAAGCGCGGGCacctatttcagtcaacggatttTCTTGACATATTTTTGGAATGAAATCTATACGATTGCTTTTGCTTTTAACGCTTCAAATATAACTGATGGCTAAGAATTAGATCAGCTATCAGCAGACAGAGAAATTActaggtaaatgagacttaacatcttatgtctcaaggacgagcgcagttgtattacCGTTCGGATTTGGGATATACAAAAATCCTAACTGTAAAGGGCATGgagtaccaattaccatcagctgaatgaccAGCTAGTGTGATCCATTATTGTCAACATTTCCCAAACGGCATAAAGATGTAAGGCTTACTGAAATTGACATATTTCAGATCTTTGCTATCTCCGGCAGtcgaaaatttaatttgaatacagATCCTGAAAGCCTGACAACTCACGTTAGACGGCACCATAATGACAGCAGTATCCTTCTGCTTCTCCAGGATAGCTTCAGTTCTGATTCTGGCCTTCTCGTATCTGATACTTAGCACTTGTATTATCTCCTGTATGTCCCGGGCTTCTGCAGTCCATTCTGGTGTGGGCGGGTCGGGTATAACCTGGATAAGAATAAATTGACACAGCATGCGACTGATAGAGTCTGTGTTTGCAATATCTAACTggataatacattaataaaataataaaaatattgtcataCCAATTTTCAATCACAAATGATTTCCGAGGTAGGAAAGAGCTGTTGATAAGTAATATAAGTCATATGAAAAAAACGAACTGCTGAAGAACTGTTCAGCTCACTATCCCTAATAGGAAATACATCACAGACATCCCTAAAAAGGAAGAAGCCTAAAAAGGAGATGGTCAGACGAACTAAGGACGATAGCAGGCAAGACATGGTCAAGGATAGGAAAGAGTGGAAAAAGTTGGAAAAGGCCGTAGTTAATAGACAACCAGATTGTGATAGATATTTAGTTAAAGataatatgtatgttaatatatattgtatattctaCTATCGAATAAAGAGTTATATCATTACTACTAGAAACATGGAATTAacgtttatatataatatcaaatatacgTACTGTGCTATTTATGTGAATTAAAGAATATTGATAAATCACTTGAAGCttaattttttcacagcttcaaaAGACTTATCGACTTTATACAAaagtatatcgttttaatttcaacggtcttgacagacagacagacggttAAGAAATGATCCTATAAGGCTTCAATTTTACTTTTGAAGtatggaaccctaaaaagaCTTAATTAAACATTTCTATAGTAAAGTTAAAGCTGTTTGGGCAATAATGGTAAATGGTGAAATTGGCAAatataaagattaaaataaacttacatcCAACATCTTACACAGCTCGTACAGTAATCTCTTTATTTCGAGTAGAAACGTGTCTAACTCTTCCACTTCTTTCTCCAGCTTTCTGTATAGTTCACCCTCTTCTTCTATCATGCCTTTCAAATTTGTTATTTCTTCTTGTCCCCTGTAATATGATTGTATATAGATAAGTATTTTAGgcaattctttatttttcttatattaatttaatgtatcgtaagtatatttaaagaaataaatatactgaCGGTTCcattagaatatatttatgaaaattttatgtgtACTAGGAAAATATGCATGGTTATGTTAAAAAGAGCGAActgcaatattttaaaagtaaaaaacgaATTTTAAATTGCCACACCCAGTTTGAGTGAGGCATATAAGTCGTTTTTGGAAAATTGTGTTAGGCTTAAGTCCCCAAGATCATAAAAGAATTGCCTTGCTAAACATTTATAtggttattaaaaaattattactatttgcaaatgcatttttttaagtatttttttaaaatattaaaatacaatatagcttcaaatatattaacacacacttaaactttaatGAGCTTAGATGTGTTGAAAGCCACTTAACAGAAaattacacaaacattttaaaagaaaagaacaattatttcCAATTACAGTTTTACAACGtagatcttattttaaataaaattgtatagaaatgaataaaaagcaaataaaaaataattatcaactaatTATAAACGTTAACAATTACAAATTGTTGTTTGCTGTCTACTTAGCTATAAGtttacgtaaatattttttttattacattttcatttaatttcaatagTTACATACTCATCTTTTTCTTTCACTGAAGCGAACTTGTATCCCTCGAGTTCTGCGATGAGTGAGGTCTGCGCCTGCTCTAACTGCAGCTTCTCTTCTTCTGTGGTCTGCTGGAGATAGTTCAGACGAACGCTAGTTTCCCGCTGTGCTCTGAACCGATCGAATACTTCCTCGGCTTCCGTCACCCCTATGAATATTTCCAGATTAAAAAGTTACTTAttgaaacaatttattaattgacttcaatgaataatttatttaactatacaaatatttattttataaaaattccaaAGTAAATACAATCTGTTTGCGCTTTGAATTTTTGAAGAAAGTGAGGAGGTGAAGGTCGTTGGGATCTGAAGACATAGGATATGAAGGACGGGAGTTGAAGATGGCTTCTATGTGTTACAAAACCGTACTGAACTCCTCGAAGGTTAAATTGCAATTGCCTATCACGCGAGTTATGTGAGTTTTACCTCTGCTTCCCACAAACCTCCAAATGAGGtggtgaatatttaaattatatttcttgaTCCGGCTGATAGATTGATTGTTGTTCACATAAAGGCAAATTTTAACTGAAATGTCTTCAATGGTATTGCAgtatagcattttttttatggaagaggactaacggtaacagtgggaggcttctttgcactggatgccggctagattatgggtaccagaacggcgccattttctgccgtgaagcagtaatgtgtaagcattactgtatttcggtctaaagggtgccgtagatagtgaaattacttggcaaatgagacttgacaacttatgtctcaaggggacgagcgcagttgtagtgccgctcagaatatttgggtttttcaagaatcctgagcgtatcaataaccatcagctgaacgacctgctcgtctcgtcctttattttcataaaaaaataacgagcGTACGAGTTTACCTGATGTTAATTTATCACCGCCACCACATTCTCTTtcatcaccagaggaattacacggctttgccggccttttagaaaggtatacGTTGgggggtacccatgtcgtatcgtccaggaaacaccaCTCATtacacagcttggttgtacgtagaACAAAATTCcatgaaaactgcactgtagaggaccaccacacattcTAGGAGTGATGTTTATACTAAGAAACGTTGTGCTTGATATTTTCTCCGTTGTTTCACAAGGCTCTCAATATTAAAGCTGTAAATGACATCAACATACAATTTCTATCGTGATGCAATAAGACCCGGTGTATTTTTAAGATGATAATCAGATTTTTAATAGTTCcttataatttacaaaacaagAACAAATGCGTTCtgctaatttaatttaaatcgtCAGCGATCGTTTTTGcgaaaaaactaaatattaagaGGAAAAATTAGGAgcaattttttcatacaaaagttTTTAATCCTAGATCAAGATTATTTGTTTtgcaatgtttgtttttaacttttatttatttatttttagagtaGAATAGATAcactttatctatatatatataaatgaattgctgttcgttagtctcgctaaaactcgaaaacggctggaccgatttggctaattttggtcttgaattatttgtggaagtccagagaaggtttaaaaggtgaataaataggaaaatgctgctaaattaaataaaaacaacaaatttgtttttcctttgatgtgtccatacataatttctatgagagaatttattgacgcacggtttgacagttctgtgaaaacgtgaaacaatttcattacgacagcagggtgcatattttacgaagtgatttttgatgttatgatatattattgacaaattcatataaaaacattattttatttattatatacagaacaacgtctgtcgggtcagctagttagcaataaaaaacacacaccttaaatttacaactaattatttttttaaatactaaagtaaatgaaatatgtaacaaaaattattaaaatataaaataaagatcaTACAAGATAAAAGGAGGTGactcagtgcagaagacaccaacacaactgcagttttcagtagcccctcgtgacatttggagttgACAGTTGTAGTCTTCCCAtcgtatttaatttttgttgtgAAAGGGAAtgaatatttagttatttgcTAATTGCTAAAGTAATTCAAAATGTGCAACGGCTTCTTCATATACACCCTAAAAAGAGGCCAGAGGCGAAAAAATCAAAAGAGTCCGACACAGAATATGCAATTCCTTCCTGCAGTTACGATTGGTTAATTTTAGGAGGAGGTAATGATTGAGAAAACACcctgatttttgagtttttgtGTTGTTGTGTGCTTATCACACTGATAATTGTCTCATTAATGTTAGCACGACGGTATATTGCTTTAGAATCTTAGATCTGACAACGGTGTCAGCTAATGTTCCCTCTTAAGTCATACTTACCAGTAAGTTTCATGAGCCTCTGGAATATATCTTCCATTTGCTGAGCTGGAGTGGACTCTTCGGCGGCTGTCTCACCTTCTGTAGATCCAACCGACTCCTGGCGGACTGCTCGTACTGAAGAATAAAAGAAGAGCTGTCACATCAACTGCATTCATTGAGATCTAAATAAACATGAGCTCTGTAAGGAGCTAAAAGGGATTCAGACTTGTTAATTGAACTAAATAATGACAGTCAGTGATTCGATCAAAGTTAAAAGTTAGCGATTTGGTTTAGCCAGTCATGatggaaagaaataaaaaaagaatacaaaGAAAATACCAGTCATGATAGGCCTAGCCCATTCAGCTAATGCCGGCAAATAATTGAATGGTTGATAAACAATTTAACTTAGATTGTTTTGAGCCCAAAATTTATCTAGATGGCCGAACGTCGTTtagtcatttatttaaattgaattttggTGATTTATTAATCTTAGATAAGGTAAACGTTAAGTTTAAGGATAGGATCATAAGATATTATGTGTTCTGTTTTAgctactatcacattttttgttttttgactAGAAGAAACGTGTAGTATAAATCACCTGCCTGTAGGTAGAAGTATCTCCAAAGtagtagttattttttttaaatgatgctAGTTCAGTAGTTAAAAGttacttgtgtcttctattgagTTCTCTGTTGAGAAGATTGGATGGGGTGAAATGAACATGGTTCAATATAACCCCCGGAATACACATAACTAACCACCaaaaatccccatttgtcgTTAAACCGTTCTTCGACAACTTTTCCCTTAATGCCCCGCTTCGTATCGGAAATCTCAAAATTTCGAGGTATTGCTGATTGACTGGTCATCTGTAACTGGAAGTTCTAATTggagcacggtaatacttcaagccggcccacaaaATAGCGCTCTAAAAAGCACAGGTCCATCCACATGTGGATGCGCTCTTCTCTGATATACACCTAAGTATCAGCTCGCACCATTTAACCGCGTGGCACGTAGAGCTGTTCGAATTGTTGGGGTTCCAGTTCGCTATGACCGGACACGtcaaaacaaacaaacttggATATCATCCCTTCTATCTTGCTGTCTGGCGTTCCCATACAGTGTCGTTTTTAAAGACCATTCAACCACGTAGAACCAAACGGTGGACTCAGCTTCTTTTCGCGGTGTTCCCAGGACAACACGACATGATACATTTATTGTAGTTCTGTTTTGTGtaccatttaaaataaataaataagagttTCATAATATACTAGTACAGTATAGAGGAATGCTGATGAAAACCCACAAGGAGGTGGAAATATTCGCTTCTCGAGCTTCTCAAGTTCCCGGCGTCGCTCGTCGAAGCGCTGCGCGAAGTAGGCGCGCTCGGCGGCCCGGGCGTGCTCAGCGTCATGCGCCCGCGCAGCTTCTGCCGCTGTGGCCGCCGTGGCTCGCGCCCGCATCTCTGCCGCTTCATCTCGGACGCGCTGCGACATTCAACAAGAGGAATTTCATTAActactagctgctgcccgcgacgtcgtccgcgtgGATGCTATGAAGCAgcaaacatatattatattatgcctGTATCTAGCGTGATAATATAAAGCCTATTTGTTGACCGCACATGGTATCCCGCACTTATTTGGTCATCGTcgtaactattaaaaataattgtcaaaatGATGTAGAGTGAAAGACAaagtttatttactttaaatactaAACAGA contains:
- the LOC126964648 gene encoding coiled-coil domain-containing protein 186, whose product is MALCYQKHPFEIETEDRLTTINTKIFEIKKKIQLSEGQRKSIHEENEAEKKQNNDLIDTLKKEIKLRLQELNLAKEVLSNEEAEVKKYLNDVCPVGNKPAEKLIENLDLKVIEQRKILDLLKYEKGSKKKRLKELEKEYEKLLIESTKSDLVKSKITTRAKKHISHLENEIHTVLIQWTEAELVKKKYSSIRQALREDSVKFESSLANVEELLRKQKQEIKKLERVRDEAAEMRARATAATAAEAARAHDAEHARAAERAYFAQRFDERRRELEKLEKRIFPPPLRAVRQESVGSTEGETAAEESTPAQQMEDIFQRLMKLTGVTEAEEVFDRFRAQRETSVRLNYLQQTTEEEKLQLEQAQTSLIAELEGYKFASVKEKDEGQEEITNLKGMIEEEGELYRKLEKEVEELDTFLLEIKRLLYELCKMLDVIPDPPTPEWTAEARDIQEIIQVLSIRYEKARIRTEAILEKQKDTAVIMVPSNPTSGAQSVVNMSLHSHSTQKESDKQLPTYKELVHREPVKPQASDEEEDIPSRCYLKRQAQLIVDTKCRRKGFRPPYPRK